One segment of Trachemys scripta elegans isolate TJP31775 chromosome 1, CAS_Tse_1.0, whole genome shotgun sequence DNA contains the following:
- the ETFBKMT gene encoding electron transfer flavoprotein beta subunit lysine methyltransferase isoform X2, which yields MVFCRLKWFIGFGSRDVLTKASRSSNRSTSLIWRCCYHRTPGSFLDPEMRAFLEENTEVSSSGHLTPEIRLRLLTPRCRFWQERADLWPYGDPFWAIYWPGGQALSRYILDNPEAVRMGSVLDLGSGCGATAIAAVMSGASQVHANDIDPIAGMAMVLNCELNNVNPFPILTKNIIDTELDKWDLIVLGDMFYDEQLANSLHHWLRKCIRTHGTKVLIGDPGRPQFLGHRIHSQLHKVVEYSLPESTRQENNGLTSSIVWSYQP from the exons ATGGTGTTCTGCCGCTTGAAGTGGTTTATAGGCTTTGGCAGTAGGGATGTCCTCACAAAAGCTTCAAGGAGCAGTAACAGAAGCACCTCTTTGATATGGAGATGCTGctatcacaggactccaggaagCTTCCTGGATCCTGAGATGAGAGCGTTTCTGGAGGAgaacactgaagtcagtagcagcGGGCACCTCACACCAGAGATACGACTGCGACTTCTGACACCTCGCTGCAGATTCTGGCAGGAAAGAGCTGACTTGTGGCCCTATGGTGACCCCTTCTGGGCAATCTACTGGCCAGGAGGCCAAGCCCTGTCCAG GTATATCTTAGATAACCCGGAGGCTGTCAGAATGGGATCAGTACTAGATCTCGGAAGTGGATGTGGAGCAACAGCAATCGCTGCTGTGATGAGCGGTGCATCCCAGGTCCATGCTAATGACATCGACCCCA TTGCAGGAATGGCCATGGTATTAAATTGCGAGCTGAACAATGTGAACCCCTTCCCTATTCTAACTAAGAACATCATTGATACAGAGCTGGACAAGTGGGACCTCATTGTTTTGGGGGATATGTTTTATGATGAACAACTTGCAAACAGTCTTCATCACTGGTTGAGGAAATGCATCAGGACTCATGGAACTAAAGTGCTAATTGGTGACCCTGGGAGGCCTCAGTTCTTAGGCCACCGCATTCACAGTCAATTGCACAAAGTGGTAGAATATTCACTTCCTGAATCCACTAGGCAAGAAAACAATGGATTAACCTCAAGCATTGTCTGGAGTTACCAGCCCTGA